From the genome of Novosphingobium sp. P6W:
GATATACTTGATCGCCCAGGGCAGGGTCTGGCGGTCGAGGTAGCTGATGGCGATGGCGACGGCGATCATCGCCGCGATCGCCCAGCGTCCCGCCATCAACCTCGCCCCCGTCCCGCCCGAAGCTGCCACGCTCGCCACCCTCACTTCGCGTCGAGCACGAGCAGGGCCACGCCCTGACGCGGCAAGCGCAGCGCCACGCTGGCGCCCTTGCCGCTCCGGGTCACCGCGACCTGCTCAGCCTGCATTTTCGACGCCGCCTCTAGCTTCACGTACTGGTCCTGATCAGGGGACTGGGGCGAGCCCATCTTCTGCCAGGCGGCGAAGGCATTGGCGTGGTCGCGGTCCACGCGCCAGAGGCTGGCCCTGGCGGGCACGCCCTTGAGCGCCTTGAGGTCGATCGTAACTTGCGCGTCCGGCCCAGCGACGTCGTCATCGTGGTAATGCCAGAGCAGCAACGCGACCTTGCCGTCCGCCGTGCGGGTGGCGATCGAGCCGATGTCGGCCATGCCCTGCACGCCCTGCGCCATCACCGTATCGAGCGGGACCTGCGCGGCGTTGGTGGTCGCCAGCTTCGTCTCGCCGAGCTGGGCGAACATGCGGAACACGTTGAGCACCGGCAGGTCGACGCCGTTGGTGGAAAGCTGGCGATAGCCTGCGAACCACGGCTGGTCCTCGAATTCGAAGGACCACGAGAGCACGCCTTCCAGATTGACCTTGCGCCTGGCGGCCAGTTCCCAGATGCGCGCGAAGCTGGCAGCGGTGTAGCTGGAGTACATCGTGCCATTGCGATAGGCGTTCTGCGGCCCCGGACAGGCGGCACAGCCCTCGGGGTCGCTCTCGCCGATCACCACCGGCTTGCGGGCCAGCGCGGGGATCGACAGCACCTTGGTGAAGCCGCCATCGGTCTCTCGCAAGTGCGTGGCGATGCCCATGCGCACATGCCCATCCACGAATGTCGGCTTACCCTTGGCGTGGAACGAGAGGAAGTCGGTCGGCGTGCCGACCTGCCCGGTCGCGTAGTTCTTCCCCCAGGATACATGCTTCAGGAAACCATCCATGAAGGTGCCGCCCGGCCCCGCCACGTCCGGCCCGCCGACGCGCGCAGTGGGCAGCGCCTTGCGGATCGCGGCGATGGCGTAATCGTGGACCTTGTAGAATTCCTCAGGGCTGGCGGACCAGTAGAAATCGGAATTGGGCTCGTTCCAGACCTCGAAGTACCAGCGCTCAACCTCGGCCTTGCCGTAGCGCTCGACGTTGTGGAGCGTCCACTGGTGAACCAGCTCGGCCCACTTCTCG
Proteins encoded in this window:
- a CDS encoding beta-xylosidase, coding for MTISRAIAAVAALMALPMPAFAQAEAEAARPVTVTVDAGHTDGKLPPVWRFFGADEPNYATMKDGRKLLVELGELKSGQVYFRAHNLLSTGDGTPAFKWGSTNAYTEDKDGKPVYDWKVVDGIIDTYLARGVRPYLQIGFMPEALSSAPKGTPYQHLWRPGFDYKLIATGWTYPPKDYEKWAELVHQWTLHNVERYGKAEVERWYFEVWNEPNSDFYWSASPEEFYKVHDYAIAAIRKALPTARVGGPDVAGPGGTFMDGFLKHVSWGKNYATGQVGTPTDFLSFHAKGKPTFVDGHVRMGIATHLRETDGGFTKVLSIPALARKPVVIGESDPEGCAACPGPQNAYRNGTMYSSYTAASFARIWELAARRKVNLEGVLSWSFEFEDQPWFAGYRQLSTNGVDLPVLNVFRMFAQLGETKLATTNAAQVPLDTVMAQGVQGMADIGSIATRTADGKVALLLWHYHDDDVAGPDAQVTIDLKALKGVPARASLWRVDRDHANAFAAWQKMGSPQSPDQDQYVKLEAASKMQAEQVAVTRSGKGASVALRLPRQGVALLVLDAK